From a region of the Oncorhynchus tshawytscha isolate Ot180627B linkage group LG14, Otsh_v2.0, whole genome shotgun sequence genome:
- the LOC112264001 gene encoding tyrosine-protein kinase receptor UFO-like has protein sequence MVSWEEPDGRMNGDLQGYLLEYSSPNMEQAVVDTGLYTELSVNLSVPLSNVSFRVCAYTKAGQGPWTPYTPSPLSPCKLYTLTRFGEVFEPMMESGELVVRYRARRTYSRRTTEATLNTLGISDELKHKLQDVMVDRHKLTLGKTLGEGEFGSVMEGALTHEESVLKVAVKTMKIAICTRTEMEDFLTEAACMKEFDHQNVMRLLGVCLQTVESEGYPSPVVILPFMKHGDLHSYLLYSRLGDCPVYLPSQMLVKFMVDIAKGMEYLSRNNFIHRDLAARNCMLNENMNVCVADFGLSKKIYNGDYYRQGRISKMPVKWIAIESLADRVYTTKSDVWSFGVTMWEIASRGQTPYPGVENSEIYDYLRQGNRLKQPPDCLDSIYSLMFSCWFLSPKDRPLFETLRGELQKALEDLPDSQDPDEILYVNMEESMELGAVGGRDPAGGLKGLDSVAMVEVHHTHPSRYVLCPQHDTNRLLSDSLESLNLVSSSSATLPLGTTLQPSGCSTPTSTAEVQEDRGGPRKVPW, from the exons ATGGTCAGCTGGGAGGAACCAGATGGAAGGATGAACGGAGACCTACAGGGATACCTGCTGGAGTACAGCAGCCCCAATATGGAACAG gCTGTAGTGGACACGGGCCTCTACACAGAGCTGTCCGTCAACCTGTCCGTCCCTCTGTCTAACGTGTCCTTCAGGGTGTGTGCCTACACCAAGGCGGGACAGGGGCCATGGACCCCCTACACACCCTCACCCTTATCCCCCTG TAAACTATACACCCTG ACACGCTTTGG ggAAGTGTTTGAGCCCATGATGGAGAGTGGAGAGCTGGTGGTGAGGTACAGAGCACGACGTACATACAGCCGCAGGACCACTGAGGCCACAT TGAACACCCTTGGCATCAGTGATGAGCTGAAACATAAGCTGCAGGATGTGATGGTGGACAGACACAAGCTAACCCTGGGAAAGACTCTGGGAGAGG GAGAGTTTGGCTCTGTGATGGAGGGAGCGTTAACGCATGAGGAGTCTGTTCTCAAAGTGGCTGTGAAGACCATGAAGA tTGCCATCTGTACCCGCACTGAGATGGAAGACTTCCTGACAGAAGCTGCCTGTATGAAGGAGTTTGACCATCAGAACGTCATGAGACTGCTAG gtgtgtgtctacagacagtAGAGAGTGAAGGTTACCCCTCCCCTGTGGTCATCCTGCCCTTTATGAAACACGGAGACCTACACAGCTACCTGCTCTACTCACGCCTTGGAGACTGCCCCGTg TACCTGCCGTCTCAGATGCTGGTGAAGTTCATGGTGGATATCGCCAAGGGGATGGAGTATCTCAGCAGAAACAACTTCATCCACAGAGACCTGGCTGCAAGGAACTGCAT gcTGAATGAgaacatgaatgtgtgtgttgctGACTTCGGCCTTTCTAAAAAGATATATAACGGAGACTACTACCGCCAGGGTCGCATCTCTAAGATGCCCGTCAAATGGATCGCCATCGAGAGCCTGGCAGACCGCGTCTACACCACCAAGAGCGATGTG tggtCATTTGGCGTGACCATGTGGGAGATAGCATCGCGCGGCCAGACTCCGTACCCaggtgtggagaacagtgagatATATGACTACCTGAGACAAGGAAACCGTCTCAAACAACCTCCAGACTGTCTGGACAGCAT ttaTTCCCTGATGTTCTCCTGCTGGTTCTTGAGTCCTAAGGACCGTCCTCTGTTTGAGACGCTACGTGGGGAGCTGCAGAAGGCTCTCGAGGACCTGCCGGACTCCCAGGACCCCGATGAGATCCTCTATGTCAACATGGAGGAGTCGATGGAGCTGGGGGCCGTGGGGGGACGCGACCCGGCCGGGGGCCTGAAGGGTTTGGACTCTGTGGCCATGGTGGAGGTGCACCACACCCACCCTAGCCGCTATGTCCTCTGTCCCCAACACGACACCAACCGCCTGCTCTCTGACTCCCTGGAAAGTCTTAACCTGGTGTCCTCCTCTTCCGCCACGCTGCCCCTGGGGACAACCCTACAACCCTCCGGCTGCTCCACCCCGACAAGCACGGCAGAGGTgcaggaggacaggggagggcccAGGAAGGTACCCTGGTAG